The region TCCTGCTCCTCGCGGCCTGTGACCAGCCGAATTGCCCCGGCATCTCCGTCAAGCAGTGGTCGCCCGCCGAGCAGGATCAAATCCGCACCGCCCTCGATCAACTTCCCGCAAATTCCATCCTGATCCCCGCGATCGAGGACTACGAGCGTCTCCGGCTCGAAGCCAAGCAGTAGCATGATCTCCCGCAGGCGGATGGACATCAACGGGCGTCGCATTCAGCGCGAGTTGCTCAGCGGCAACGACAGATTGCCCGGCGAGGAAACCGTGCGCCAGATCGTGTTCCTCACCGTGGCGGGAACGGCCCTGGGAGCTTTAGGTCTCGCGGTCGTTGCAAATGTCATGGGCATGGGGAAATAGCGGCCGATGCTAGAGCGAATCGCGCACAAAGTCCGCGCAGGCCAATTCAGGGCATACCCCCAACACCTCCGGCTCCGCTCAGACTCAAGGATGGCCCGCTAAACGCCTTTTGCAGCACCGCCGTCTCTGCCCCACCATCGGCGTGGGGACGGGACCGCATTTTAGCGCTATCGCGCTTGCGGCCCCGTAACCCCCACACCGACGGCGAGGCGACGACGACGGGAAGACCGGCCGGGCGGGAAATGACGTAGGGAAAGACGAGATCGAAAAGCATCAGCCCCAACCGCGCGAAAGCCGGTTGGGGCTCTTTGTCGTTTCTAAAGCCGGCAGACGCTCAAGACGTGAGGTCTTTAATGCCTACTGAAAAATCCTCCCGACCGACTGCCTCGCTTTCTCAGCAGGTCCATTCTCACAATCGGGAATCAGGCGTCATTCAAACCTACGCTGCCGAGCCAGGACTTCTTCCTATATTGTCCCTGCAAGATCAGGCCTTGTCCGCGACTTGTCCGCGTTCTGTCCGCGAAAGGGTTGTAAAAGACCTGAAAACTGTTAAAATCCTGGAAGTCCTGACTGCTCGCAACGAGGTTCGGAATCGCGGATTTTTGAGGAAATTGCGGGGTTTTCGCACATAAGTGCCCGTAGCTCAACTGGATAGAGCGTCGGCCTCCGGAGCCGAAGGTTAGAGGTTCAAATCCTCTCGGGCATACTTCACCCGCTTGCTCTCGATCGTCCTTAACCCCTGTCGTCACAGGGGTTTTCTTATTGTCTTGCTGATCCGACCACCACGTGCCACTTTCCTCATAAGTCTTCGATTTTCCTCCCCCGTTACTGCTCCCTGCCGCTCCCGTGGCTGCTCCTGAATTTGCATCCCATCGATCGAAACAGGTCGGAGGAAGCTGATTCGCTTTCTGACTTTCTCGCTGTGGGGAGGGTTATCCGTGCGACTGCGGCGGCTGTGTCGCGGATGCCCACGTGGGTGTATCGGTCCATCGTCAACGTAATGGTCGAACGCCGCGCCAACTCCTTGGCGTCGTTCGGCGCAACACCCACCTTGACCAATTGCTGGAGTGGTGCGGTCGCCACCGGGTTTTGCTGGCCGATGCCGACGGGGTGTACGACAGAATCAGGGGGCTCACGCCCCCGCTCGCCTCAATCCAGGTACACGAACTCGTTCGCGTTCAGCACCAGCAGCGCGTACCGCATGAGGGCCGCCTCGTCGTTGAGGTGATGCCTGGTCTTGAGCGTCTCCACGAACGCCACGTCTTTCGCGACTTCATCGGCCGGCGGCACCCGGCCGGTCGTCAGGCGGATCGCGCGGGTCACTTGCGCCTTCAGGTCGTTCGGCGATTCGCGGGTCAGACGGGCCGCCAGGGCGGTCGCTTGCTCGTTCGTGAACTCGCCGTTCAACATGCCCAGGGCCTGCGTCGGCACCGTCGTCGTGTAGCGGACCGGGCAGCTCGAATCGGTGTCCGCCTGGTCGTGGTTGACCAGGATCGGCACCTGAAGCGATCGCTTGACGTGGACGTACACGCTCCGGCGGTTGCCCTCCTCCGGCGACGACGTGTGCCAACCGCTCCCGGGGACCGACTGGCCCGCCAACACCGCCTTCGGAATCTTCGGGTAAACACTCTCGCCGTACATCTTCAAGTTCAGGTGGCCGCTCGCCATCAGGATCGAATCGCGGACCTCCTCGGCCGTTAGCC is a window of Fimbriiglobus ruber DNA encoding:
- a CDS encoding DUF1553 domain-containing protein; translated protein: FGKFGEKPTHPELLDYLADDFASNGWKLKRMHKLLMLSNTYQLSAAADATNLKTDPANALRWRFDMRRLTAEEVRDSILMASGHLNLKMYGESVYPKIPKAVLAGQSVPGSGWHTSSPEEGNRRSVYVHVKRSLQVPILVNHDQADTDSSCPVRYTTTVPTQALGMLNGEFTNEQATALAARLTRESPNDLKAQVTRAIRLTTGRVPPADEVAKDVAFVETLKTRHHLNDEAALMRYALLVLNANEFVYLD